The sequence below is a genomic window from Ipomoea triloba cultivar NCNSP0323 chromosome 10, ASM357664v1.
TTTGGATCTTCGTGGTCctgttcttataaataaatgtagTATAAGCGCCAATCTTTAAAATCAATacgtaaaatatatgatttgagACATCATCTGTGTCATTAGGAAAACAAAATGGTTTTGTCAGGCTGAATTAATTAGGTTCTAATTATTAAGAAAGAGAAGTGATTTGGAATAAAATTGATGTGTTTTAAGAttaattgtagattttttttatttctttaaataactaagtcaaaaataaattaatattggaCCCTTTAATTGCATGCCTTAAAATCCGGTCATGCCAGGTACATCAACAGCTACTCCGGCGACGTGAAAGTGGAGATCACCGGCGTGCTGTACCACGAGTCGACCCATATTTGGCAATGGGACGGCAACGGCACCGCCAACCAAGGGCTAATAGAAGGGATAGCCGATTTCGTGAGGCTGAAAGCCGGGTACGCGCCGAGCCATTGGAGGAAGCCGGGGGCAGGTGGTCAGTGGGACGCCGGCTACGACATAACGGCGTGGTTTCTGGACTACTGCAATGATCTTAAGAATGGGTTCGTTGCTGAACTCAACAAGAAGATGAAATATGATTACAGTGACTGTTACTTCTCCGACATCCTGGGAAAAACAGTTGACCAACTCTGGAAGGATTACAAGGCTAAAtacaataatactaattaaCGACCTATCCTTAAATTTGTCCCACAACTTGTACGATGATGTTTACCAATAAATTTCCTTAAACATCTGCTAGAACAACAACTATAAACATGGAAGCAGATTTGCTAAGATAATAaattcatcattattatttGAAGATTTGTAGTTTTCTTGAGAGATACTTTTCGTGTTTCAAAAACGTTTTATATTGAAAACTCCCTTTAAACATTTTAGAATCATTTTTATGATTAAAAAAGATTCAAACTGCAATCTTGGGCCTATTCTTAGAGGCTCAGCCCATCATGCAAGAGGCATAAAGGCTCAAAAGGACATAAAGGTTGATCTGTCCAAAAGTATAAAACATAGAGGCCTAATTGAACATTCAACCAAATGAACCAATTCCAAGACATCATTTTCCATGATGTTGCGGCGAATCCAGCCTTTTTTGTTGTTGACGAGAGAAATTCAGCTCgcagttattattttaaaaatatataataaataaattatacttcttATTTCTGTATAATAgtttacaaattataaaatgttttgacaaaaattaaattcgtaatttttttatatataaattatattttatccaTTTGATCTCTCCTTTCAAGTTTACAAGTCTATGTTTTCTCATGTGAATGCGAAGTCATAGTCAAGATCGTGTATGCATTCAATCAATCAGTTTGACTCCTTAAGGTGGAAGCAATTATTTCACACCAAACCATTTCTTCTTTTCGAGTCTTCAAATCACTTGTGGCCAACATTAAATACAAATCTGTCAAAGTGTTTGCctgtttggtttggattttaAAACTCTTGCCAAAGAATTAAGCCAACAAATACATCATTTACATTTTGTAAGGAATATGTGAAACGTTATAGTTAGTAATAAATacacacttttattttttatatttacatagcAGTCCACATTTTAATAACAAGATATTGAATTTGACCCTCCAATTATTCGTTCAACATAACTTTTTACTATTgtaataccttttttttttttataaaatatttgacaCACCATTAATGTGtagatactatatatatacaccaatgGTGAGTCCATGAGAACCAGTTTAAGATGCCATAAGGCATGAAATCCTTAAACTTGGAATAAACTAGAAGTAATTCACTTGACTTTTCAGTCATTGCCAATTTCCAGCTGCCTCACATACCTTATCAACATACATTTATTAGATATTAGATTTGAATTGAAGTCGTGGAAGACTTGGTCCAATTCCACCTTCTGCAAGTCTTTCcaacaaataatattcatacGTGACGAGCGATAGACATTTGTAGTTGAGTTTACGTTcaagtaattttaattaatataatattatatattaaattattatcaaGCATTTACACTCGTAGTTGATAcacatttttaaaagaaaaatatattgtattggtcATATATGTCGTCGTAGATTTTGTCAATTCCATATATTTTCCTCTACAATGTTTGCTAATTATTCATAAACTTAATCAAATCTATCATTCCTGCTACAAGAattaaagtgttattaattttttgaaaacaaaagaaacTCGCAGCTACTTGatgtgcactgggtaaatctCGTTTTCTGATCTTTGTCGGCAAAGAATTATAAGGAGATAAACCAATCTAAGTTGCTCATAGATTAGTAACTCAAACAAAGGATACCAATATGCCGCTCCAGttgagagtcaaacttgtaatgtTGTAGTTATCAAATAAACAGTATGATCAacttttgatattatttttgtattagttATTTTATGAATCTTTTTCCACATAGAGGAAGAAGAACATAACAAAATACTTGTATGTATCTAGGCCATCGCGAACCCATAAGATCAACAAAAAACTAAAGTGCAATTTCAATCTATTCGGGGAAGTCTCACACATGCAAATTAAAGATCAAGAGGTAGAGATGAGTGCTTACACCATCAACATCCAACTTGCATAGTCATTTGTTTCCCTATGAATGTGATCAATTAAGTAAAGTCACTTTATGATAACGAAGTCCTAAATTAAATTGTTTCGACTAAGAGCATCTACGGTTAACTTGGGGTCATTGGAACAATATTGTAGCagcaagaaaatatataatatgatggaGTTGTGCGCGTTTCGAGCCCAGCGGGTGCGTTAGacgcgtcatttttttttaattaaaaaaaaaaattcttccctcacattttctctttcgtaatcacacctacaaaaacttATCAAAAATTGCAAAAAGGCCATACTATTAAGGATGATCTAAGGACTGATCTATCTTATAaactttttattaattaattagtgagAGAATGGCTTGCAGCGGCGGCCTATTCATAGGCTAGCACTCTGTATTGGGCCCTGTCCCACCCGACTCTATTTCTGTTTTACTATAATAATCGAATGGAatgtttggttttcaaaaaaattagtgAGAGAATGGTACATAATAActcacaagaaaaaaaattcattatttttaatgaaattgtTATATCTGAAAATCTGAAATACATAAGCTTTTACATGGTTACACGTAAAGTAATTGACCGTAGAATATGGATATATGAAAAAACAATTACAAATTCTGAAAATCTCTGCAACCTATCAATCACCATCCTCTATAAATACCCATCTTCTTCTCATGAAACTCATAAAACCACAAGAAAATTAACGAAATAGCTAAAACCACAATGGATCGCGTAACACTTTCTCTGTGTATACTAATATTAGGTGCAGCCATCCATGGCTGCCGTGCCGTCGAATACACAGTCACCAACACGGCGGCCAACACCCCCGGCGGCGCCCGCTTCAACCAAGCCATCGGAGAAGAATACTCCAAACAGGTCCTA
It includes:
- the LOC116031384 gene encoding uncharacterized protein LOC116031384, whose product is MDRITLSLCILILGAAIHGCRAVEYTVNNTAANTPGGARFNQVIGEECAKNVLAAAANFIWRVFQQNSPNDRKDVQKVIMFVDDMDGVAYEDDNKIHVSARYINSYSGDVKVEITGVLYHESTHIWQWDGNGTANQGLIEGIADFVRLKAGYAPSHWRKPGAGGQWDAGYDITAWFLDYCNDLKNGFVAELNKKMKYDYSDCYFSDILGKTVDQLWKDYKAKYNNTN